A window of the Chitinophagales bacterium genome harbors these coding sequences:
- the aqpZ gene encoding aquaporin Z: MKKLIAEFLGTFWLVLGGCGSAVLAAKFVTPEGVQLGIGFLGVSLAFGLTVVTGAYAFGPISGGHFNPAVSIGAWVANRLNIKDLFSYIAFQITGAIVAAIVLYIIATGNGGSIGGFATNGYGAASPGGYSMMAAIVCEFVMTFIFLIVILFSTDEKANGSFAGLTIGLTLTLIHLISIPVTNTSVNPARSISQAVFVGGEALNQLWLFILVPIIGAACAGFVYKLLRDK, from the coding sequence ATGAAAAAATTAATTGCAGAATTTTTAGGCACCTTCTGGCTTGTGCTCGGAGGTTGTGGCAGTGCAGTATTAGCTGCAAAATTTGTGACTCCAGAAGGTGTGCAGCTCGGGATCGGCTTCTTAGGTGTATCCTTGGCCTTTGGGTTAACAGTAGTAACAGGTGCTTATGCCTTTGGACCTATTTCAGGTGGACACTTTAATCCTGCCGTCAGCATTGGAGCATGGGTAGCAAATCGCCTAAACATCAAAGATTTATTCTCTTATATAGCATTTCAAATTACAGGAGCAATAGTTGCCGCAATCGTTTTGTATATTATAGCTACAGGAAATGGAGGTAGTATAGGAGGATTTGCAACTAATGGATACGGTGCGGCATCTCCAGGTGGCTACTCCATGATGGCGGCCATTGTTTGTGAATTTGTGATGACCTTTATCTTCTTAATAGTTATATTGTTTTCCACAGATGAGAAAGCGAATGGAAGTTTTGCAGGATTGACAATAGGTCTCACACTTACTTTAATCCACCTAATTAGTATTCCTGTTACTAACACGTCTGTCAATCCTGCGAGAAGCATCAGTCAAGCGGTTTTTGTAGGGGGAGAAGCACTGAATCAACTTTGGCTATTTATTTTGGTACCTATCATTGGCGCAGCTTGTGCCGGATTTGTATATAAGTTGTTACGGGATAAATAA